One genomic window of Phycisphaerales bacterium includes the following:
- a CDS encoding CHASE domain-containing protein gives MSNSADDALEPVQDAQADADPWSASPWAFRVVRLAAVASMAITMLVMLGWKFEIDALAKQFPGVAAMTFNTALGLCLSALSLLLLGLPGRTPRTAAWLRDAALLAAGLAGTLATLTIMEMLTGSGLGIDELFVMDWVAREHATLETPGRMSQSTAVAILLLGVALGLSAVSSGRRSLRWASTATALLAISLGIVAGGAMLLADDGLTTVPFFSTMAPHTSWIVVFLACGVVTIELAGHRTSVALQARSSSRVKGVWLTMTVVLVFAPGVSVSAMVAKQSSSRELRAAEARFERLSDRIVRETRRRVRLPVHGLNGVSGMYAGSELVTRAEFRAFVEQRDLEAEFPGTIGMGVIDRVASVDLAAFEASQRADDGLGYVVHPESAHAVRYPIKYIDPLESNLPAWGFDVGSEANRRAAVEEAIRTGQPILTRRITLVQDDTQQPGFLLLKAIYRNDAPIDTPAEREASLEGIAYVPMLIEGIFEGVVQEAEGGVEFAIYEGRGISPSRKLFEDRGIESASVRPTSTTLNRHARFSRTVEVDAVGQPWTIEMVSSPAFDAAAVSSQSSTVAVYGLILSSVASLFVWLLGCARADALELAESKTRDLQRITEHLQQSSEVIARQNVELGAMAERAHRVVDDVSHEFRTPLTVIKEFASIINDGLAGPVTEKQVEFLKIMSGAVGDLNHMVEDLLDSSKLRAGRLRVERRGHRVEDIFERGRATLARKASSRGITIEERVEDGLPEVFADEEKVRRVIANLMTNAIKFSPQNSVIRLSATRRDGLGEVVIGVTDQGSGLSVEEIDSLFGRFHQTSAGRRATAKGFGLGLSIAEELSWLNLGRISVQSERGKGATFSFTVPYNQPEAILDHYFNTMASIERPEDQLVLLQVRAREHGNPQEVSSFLSSVSFPTDLLLPVHDDAKGGDTNSVTESWWILGRTMDVEAWKRRIHDARRQQIEDDGLNAPLLDFETVDSWSYPTELNEAMREIPLVLLGARSYG, from the coding sequence ATGAGCAACTCTGCCGACGACGCGCTCGAGCCAGTCCAGGACGCCCAAGCGGACGCTGATCCGTGGAGCGCGTCGCCCTGGGCGTTCCGGGTGGTTCGTCTCGCTGCAGTAGCTTCGATGGCCATCACGATGCTGGTCATGCTCGGCTGGAAGTTCGAGATCGATGCGCTCGCCAAGCAGTTCCCCGGTGTTGCGGCCATGACGTTCAATACCGCGCTTGGCCTGTGCTTGTCGGCGTTGTCACTCCTGCTGCTTGGGCTTCCCGGCCGGACACCACGGACGGCCGCGTGGCTGCGCGATGCGGCCCTGCTTGCGGCCGGACTGGCTGGCACGCTTGCAACGCTCACGATCATGGAGATGCTGACCGGCAGTGGGCTGGGCATCGACGAACTGTTCGTCATGGACTGGGTTGCGCGTGAGCATGCGACGCTCGAGACGCCCGGTCGCATGTCGCAGTCGACTGCTGTCGCGATCTTGTTGCTCGGCGTCGCGCTCGGGCTGTCGGCCGTGAGTAGCGGGCGCCGCTCACTGCGGTGGGCGTCGACCGCGACGGCCCTTCTCGCAATCTCCCTGGGCATCGTCGCCGGGGGGGCGATGCTGTTGGCCGATGACGGGCTGACGACCGTGCCGTTCTTCTCGACGATGGCTCCGCACACGTCGTGGATCGTGGTGTTCCTCGCGTGCGGCGTCGTCACGATCGAACTGGCCGGACATCGAACCTCGGTGGCGCTGCAGGCCCGATCGTCGAGCCGCGTCAAGGGCGTTTGGCTGACCATGACGGTCGTGCTGGTGTTCGCGCCCGGGGTTTCGGTGTCGGCGATGGTCGCCAAGCAGTCGTCGAGCCGCGAGCTGCGCGCAGCCGAAGCTCGGTTCGAACGGCTTTCCGACCGCATCGTTCGCGAAACCAGGCGTCGCGTGCGCCTCCCCGTCCACGGATTGAACGGCGTGAGCGGCATGTACGCGGGCAGCGAGTTGGTGACGAGGGCGGAGTTCCGGGCGTTTGTCGAGCAACGAGACCTGGAAGCCGAGTTCCCCGGCACGATCGGTATGGGCGTCATCGATCGGGTTGCCAGCGTGGACCTTGCCGCATTCGAGGCGAGCCAGCGTGCCGACGACGGGCTCGGATACGTCGTGCACCCGGAGTCGGCGCACGCCGTGCGGTATCCCATCAAGTACATCGATCCTCTGGAAAGTAACCTACCGGCGTGGGGCTTCGACGTCGGATCAGAGGCCAATCGGCGAGCTGCGGTGGAGGAGGCAATCCGCACGGGCCAGCCGATCCTGACGCGGCGCATCACGCTCGTCCAGGACGATACGCAGCAACCGGGCTTTCTACTGCTTAAGGCGATCTATCGCAACGACGCGCCCATCGACACGCCCGCAGAACGCGAGGCATCGCTCGAGGGCATCGCGTACGTCCCCATGCTGATCGAGGGCATCTTCGAGGGCGTCGTGCAGGAGGCAGAGGGCGGCGTCGAGTTTGCGATCTATGAAGGCCGAGGGATCTCGCCATCGAGAAAACTGTTCGAAGATCGCGGCATCGAGTCCGCGTCTGTGCGTCCAACGTCCACGACGCTGAACCGTCATGCCCGATTCAGTCGGACGGTCGAAGTCGATGCGGTGGGGCAGCCCTGGACGATCGAGATGGTGAGCAGCCCGGCCTTCGATGCGGCGGCGGTTTCATCCCAGAGCTCGACGGTCGCCGTCTACGGCCTGATCCTCAGCAGCGTTGCGTCACTCTTCGTGTGGCTGCTGGGCTGTGCGCGTGCCGACGCCCTCGAGCTCGCCGAGAGTAAGACGCGCGACCTCCAACGCATCACCGAACACTTGCAGCAATCCAGCGAGGTCATCGCCCGGCAGAACGTGGAACTCGGCGCGATGGCCGAGCGAGCGCACCGCGTCGTCGACGACGTATCCCACGAGTTTCGCACGCCGCTAACGGTCATCAAAGAATTCGCATCGATCATCAACGACGGTCTGGCCGGACCGGTGACCGAAAAGCAGGTCGAGTTCCTGAAGATCATGTCGGGTGCGGTGGGGGACCTCAACCACATGGTCGAAGACCTGCTCGATTCCAGCAAGCTGCGGGCCGGAAGGCTCCGCGTCGAGCGTCGCGGGCATCGGGTCGAAGACATCTTCGAGCGCGGAAGGGCCACGCTTGCCAGGAAGGCATCGTCTCGCGGCATCACCATCGAGGAACGGGTCGAAGACGGGCTGCCCGAAGTCTTCGCCGACGAAGAGAAGGTGCGTCGGGTGATCGCCAACCTGATGACCAACGCGATCAAGTTCTCCCCCCAGAACAGCGTCATTCGCCTCTCCGCGACCCGGCGCGATGGGCTCGGAGAGGTCGTCATCGGTGTGACCGACCAGGGCTCGGGCCTCTCGGTAGAGGAGATCGATTCGCTGTTCGGACGATTCCACCAGACTTCGGCCGGTCGGCGTGCGACGGCCAAGGGATTCGGGCTCGGCCTGAGCATCGCGGAAGAGCTCTCTTGGCTCAACCTCGGCCGGATCTCGGTCCAGAGCGAGCGAGGGAAGGGCGCGACGTTCTCGTTCACGGTGCCGTACAACCAGCCCGAGGCGATCCTCGATCATTACTTCAACACGATGGCTTCCATCGAGCGTCCCGAGGATCAACTCGTGCTGCTGCAGGTGCGGGCTCGCGAGCACGGGAATCCACAGGAGGTTTCTTCGTTCTTGTCTTCGGTGAGCTTCCCGACGGACCTCCTGCTTCCGGTACACGACGACGCCAAGGGGGGGGATACGAACAGCGTCACCGAGTCTTGGTGGATCCTCGGCCGGACGATGGACGTCGAGGCATGGAAGCGACGAATCCACGACGCGAGGCGGCAGCAGATCGAAGACGATGGCCTGAACGCGCCCCTCCTCGATTTCGAAACGGTCGATTCGTGGTCATATCCGACAGAATTGAACGAAGCCATGCGCGAGATTCCGCTCGTGCTGCTAGGAGCAAGGAGCTATGGCTAA
- a CDS encoding response regulator, with the protein MKGGGEVSDQGRQSILLVDNDPSVLQALVARLASVGYRCESACSGGQALSLFQAHGADLVISDLNMPGGDGGSLADNLRRISDVPIIIISGFADASQTKLGDFKNVQFLKKPFETSQLLDLIDEVFGIEHAFAAQE; encoded by the coding sequence ATGAAGGGAGGCGGAGAAGTGTCAGACCAAGGCAGGCAATCGATTCTCCTCGTTGACAATGATCCGAGCGTGCTGCAGGCGCTCGTCGCTCGGTTGGCGAGCGTCGGTTATCGCTGCGAGTCCGCCTGTTCGGGCGGGCAAGCGCTGAGCTTGTTTCAGGCGCACGGAGCCGACCTGGTGATCAGCGACCTCAACATGCCCGGCGGCGACGGCGGGAGCCTGGCGGACAACCTGAGGCGTATCTCCGACGTACCGATCATCATCATCAGCGGATTCGCCGACGCATCGCAGACCAAGCTCGGCGACTTCAAGAACGTGCAATTCTTGAAGAAGCCGTTCGAGACATCGCAGTTGCTGGACCTCATCGACGAGGTTTTCGGCATCGAACATGCCTTCGCGGCCCAGGAATAG
- a CDS encoding response regulator encodes MAKRVLIVDDEWSIRQVLEARLVACGFEVLTACDGPAGISAAKEELPDAILLDLRMPEMDGFEVLRRLKESGSAGEIPVIFLTANIHDTAKDRARAAGCAGFLTKPYDARSVVTAIDFATGSHAA; translated from the coding sequence ATGGCTAAGCGCGTACTCATCGTCGACGACGAGTGGTCCATCCGACAGGTCCTCGAGGCGAGGCTCGTCGCGTGTGGATTCGAGGTCCTGACCGCCTGTGATGGACCGGCGGGGATCTCAGCCGCGAAAGAAGAGCTCCCCGACGCGATCTTGCTCGACCTGAGAATGCCTGAAATGGACGGATTCGAGGTTCTTCGTCGGTTGAAGGAATCGGGCTCTGCCGGCGAGATACCGGTCATCTTCTTGACGGCCAACATCCACGACACGGCCAAGGACCGGGCGCGGGCCGCTGGCTGCGCGGGCTTCTTGACCAAGCCGTACGACGCGAGATCGGTCGTGACCGCAATCGACTTTGCGACGGGATCACACGCAGCGTAA
- a CDS encoding DUF1338 family protein produces MPAHADPIEMQNRLFAELSAMFGREVPLYDKALAVNAACNRVVCDVLAMRHPGFAVSDEEIERTSGERHGAIRIGRPDEYRLIARFFACFGMEPHNFYDMTAIGAKSQPVIATAFRSPHKPEHRVFTSLLMTDYFDEATKKRIEDALADRRVFSERAIELLGKHEAEGGLVWDDANELIAEATGRIFKWTGRAHDHQLYTDLCDGGFKIAADIACFERHHLNHLTPNTLCMDVYTAAMKFCMGQSDRTTFEKRATRSLERMLLMSGNDWLTLHFKHLGTERIAAAGEADVDSGMLRTHVGALADRLAQDDLDLTRLPHAGFKDFTEGPSADTPVLLRQDAYKALTEPVLFEEADGTQIEGSHTARFGEIEQRFYATTPAGRAMYDQCLAAFEEARAGEPDLAHRDEEAFLAMQRNAFASFPDSLEGLLERELVYARYAPTDAGRAAAGTIETTDVRELVRLGYATREGLRYEDFLPVSAAGIFASNLSQYGTASTAAKRPEYAREQLEEIMGKRLIDTDAAYASVDARSRLATYEALGVLERLGPHERERLDRAAAIARAM; encoded by the coding sequence ATGCCCGCCCACGCCGACCCGATCGAGATGCAGAACCGCCTGTTTGCCGAGCTGTCGGCGATGTTCGGGCGGGAGGTGCCGCTGTACGACAAGGCGCTGGCGGTGAATGCCGCGTGCAACCGGGTGGTGTGCGACGTGCTTGCGATGCGGCACCCCGGTTTCGCCGTGAGCGATGAGGAGATCGAGCGAACGAGCGGCGAGCGGCACGGCGCGATCCGCATCGGTCGGCCCGACGAATACCGGCTCATCGCCCGGTTCTTTGCGTGCTTCGGAATGGAGCCGCACAACTTCTACGACATGACCGCCATCGGCGCCAAGAGCCAGCCGGTGATCGCGACGGCGTTCCGCTCGCCACACAAGCCCGAGCATCGCGTGTTCACGTCGCTCCTGATGACCGACTACTTCGACGAGGCGACCAAGAAACGCATCGAGGACGCGTTGGCCGATCGCCGGGTGTTCTCTGAGCGGGCGATCGAGTTGCTGGGGAAGCACGAGGCCGAGGGCGGGCTTGTCTGGGACGATGCCAACGAGCTCATCGCCGAGGCGACGGGGCGGATCTTCAAGTGGACGGGTCGGGCCCACGACCACCAGCTCTACACGGACTTGTGCGACGGCGGATTCAAGATTGCGGCCGACATCGCGTGCTTCGAGCGGCACCACCTGAACCACTTGACCCCGAACACGCTCTGCATGGACGTGTACACGGCCGCGATGAAGTTCTGCATGGGCCAGAGCGATCGGACGACCTTCGAGAAACGCGCGACGCGGTCGCTCGAGCGGATGCTTCTCATGAGCGGGAACGACTGGCTCACCCTGCACTTCAAGCACCTGGGAACGGAGCGGATCGCCGCCGCAGGCGAGGCCGACGTGGACTCGGGCATGCTGCGGACGCACGTGGGGGCGCTGGCCGACCGGTTGGCCCAGGACGACCTCGACCTGACGAGGCTGCCGCACGCGGGATTCAAGGATTTCACGGAAGGGCCGTCGGCGGACACGCCCGTGCTGCTGCGACAGGACGCCTACAAGGCGCTGACCGAGCCGGTCCTGTTCGAGGAAGCCGACGGCACGCAGATCGAGGGTTCGCACACGGCCCGATTCGGCGAGATCGAACAGCGCTTCTACGCCACGACGCCGGCCGGACGGGCGATGTACGACCAGTGCCTCGCGGCGTTCGAGGAGGCCCGCGCCGGCGAACCCGATCTCGCGCACCGCGACGAAGAAGCGTTCCTCGCGATGCAACGCAACGCGTTCGCCAGCTTCCCGGACTCGCTCGAAGGGTTACTCGAGCGCGAGCTCGTGTATGCCCGGTATGCGCCGACCGATGCCGGCCGCGCTGCCGCCGGCACGATCGAGACGACGGACGTGCGAGAGCTGGTCAGGCTCGGCTATGCCACGCGTGAGGGGTTGCGGTACGAGGATTTCCTGCCCGTGAGCGCTGCGGGGATCTTTGCGAGCAATCTGAGCCAGTACGGCACGGCTTCAACCGCGGCCAAGCGACCCGAGTACGCCCGCGAGCAACTCGAGGAGATCATGGGCAAGCGGCTCATCGATACCGACGCAGCGTACGCCAGCGTCGATGCACGCTCGCGGCTCGCAACGTACGAGGCGCTTGGCGTGCTCGAACGCCTCGGGCCCCACGAGCGCGAGCGATTGGATCGTGCCGCGGCGATCGCCCGGGCCATGTAG
- a CDS encoding M24 family metallopeptidase, with the protein MSHDDKTTAAHLVARRQRTGEAMLKRAGLVLGEHATPPIVVLGAGEMVPVPGQHDRVYPFMAHSDYYYLTEQQCPGGVLALDLADGSPWRAFAPEVTQAHRTWEGDVTWEGAPLAELGPWLAERRGRSVAMLGCPIAGYGGGGDQRLSAELADALLHSRRVLDEVEISHMRAACAATAAGHAYAHRVLTSGEAAGMTERQLQVEIEAAFFRNGGDGTPYDTIVGSGPNAAVLHFAPGDRVISKGECVLIDAGAAHRRYAGDVTRTWPVGQPTQTQRDVINIVIDAEEAGLAMCVPGTEWHDVHRRCSEVVLDGLVGLGAIKGDPVSLVERGVAGLFFPHGVGHMIGLGVRGAGGRLPGRAPRKGPGGVGVRVDIPLEAGHGFTVEPGLYFIPGLIDVAETREAFGDVVQWGVIDALRKEIQGVRIEDDVLVREGGFEVLTEQIVKRLD; encoded by the coding sequence ATGAGCCACGACGACAAGACCACTGCGGCCCACCTCGTTGCCCGACGCCAGCGCACCGGCGAAGCCATGCTCAAACGGGCCGGCCTGGTCCTGGGCGAGCACGCCACGCCGCCCATCGTCGTGCTGGGTGCGGGCGAGATGGTTCCGGTGCCGGGCCAGCACGATCGCGTGTACCCGTTCATGGCCCACAGCGATTACTACTACCTCACCGAGCAGCAGTGTCCCGGCGGCGTTCTAGCGCTCGACCTCGCCGATGGGTCGCCGTGGCGGGCGTTCGCCCCCGAGGTCACCCAGGCCCACCGAACGTGGGAGGGTGACGTGACCTGGGAGGGTGCACCGCTGGCCGAACTCGGGCCCTGGCTCGCGGAGCGGCGCGGACGATCGGTTGCGATGCTGGGGTGCCCGATCGCCGGATACGGCGGTGGTGGCGATCAGCGATTGAGCGCGGAGCTGGCCGACGCGTTGCTCCATTCGCGCCGCGTGCTGGACGAGGTCGAGATTTCGCACATGCGCGCCGCGTGCGCCGCGACGGCGGCGGGCCACGCCTATGCCCATCGCGTGCTGACAAGCGGCGAAGCCGCGGGCATGACCGAACGGCAACTCCAGGTCGAGATCGAGGCGGCGTTCTTCCGCAACGGAGGCGACGGCACGCCTTATGACACGATCGTGGGCAGCGGGCCGAACGCGGCGGTGCTGCACTTCGCACCTGGCGATCGCGTGATCAGCAAGGGCGAGTGCGTGCTGATCGATGCCGGCGCGGCCCACCGGCGATACGCGGGCGACGTCACGCGTACGTGGCCCGTCGGACAGCCCACGCAAACGCAGCGCGACGTGATCAACATCGTGATCGATGCCGAGGAGGCGGGGCTCGCGATGTGCGTACCGGGCACCGAGTGGCACGACGTGCACCGGCGATGCAGCGAGGTCGTGCTCGATGGGCTCGTCGGACTCGGGGCGATCAAGGGCGACCCGGTGAGCCTCGTCGAGCGCGGCGTCGCGGGGCTGTTCTTCCCCCATGGGGTGGGCCACATGATCGGCCTGGGCGTGCGTGGGGCGGGTGGGCGTTTGCCGGGGCGAGCGCCCCGGAAGGGACCCGGCGGCGTGGGCGTCCGCGTCGACATCCCGCTCGAAGCGGGCCACGGGTTTACGGTCGAGCCGGGGCTGTACTTCATTCCGGGTCTGATCGACGTGGCCGAGACGCGCGAGGCGTTTGGCGACGTCGTGCAGTGGGGCGTGATCGACGCGCTCCGCAAGGAGATCCAGGGCGTGCGGATCGAGGACGACGTACTCGTCCGCGAGGGCGGGTTCGAGGTGCTGACCGAGCAGATCGTCAAGCGGCTGGATTGA